The DNA region ACTGTTTCACAACATAAACCCAGTAACCGAATATCAGATTACTCATACTGTGATCTAACATTTTGGTCATAATGCTCAATCTAGACACATAGTTTGATATTTTTCCATGTGCTAATGTTGACACTGGAAAATGGGCTAATGTTTGTTAGTTGGTAAATGTTAAAGAGATTGAACCAGCTGTTAGACACCTATAGTTATTATTGTTGTAATAgtgatgaagtgaagtgacattcagccaagtatggtgacccatactcagaattcatgctctgcatttaacccatccaaagtgaacacacacacacacacacacacacacacacagcagtgaacacacacactgtgaacacacacctggagcagtgggcagccatttatgctgcaccgctcggggagcagtttggggttcggtgctTTGCTctagggcacctaagtcgtggtattgccagcccgagactcgaacccacaaccttagggtaaggagtcaaactctaaccactaggccacgacttcccaaagacTTCCCAAGATGATGACATCTCTGCGAAGGTATTGCTGGTTTAGTTTGTAGGATATTTTGACTACCGTGTCAGTGAGTTATGGATAACGGTGATGTGCCTGCTGAATGTTTGGAGTTTGTGCTGAGTAACAGCAGAAAAACTCAATCATGTGACTGGTGATGACAGCAAACTGCAGTGATGCATGCACCCACATGGACCTACGCTTTCAAAATACACACTAATTTGTCGGTTTTTGCAGTTTAACTATATTTTAGCATTTAGACGAAGGCAGACATTTTGTTGCAGGTAAAGACACGTCTGATTGTCAAATGCATGTTTGGAATGGAGGAAGCTGCTCATTATCCATCACATAAGCCTGTTTGCTTGTGTCTGTTAAAGGGCATATGCGGCCAACAAGGAGTCTCACGCAACGCTTGTGTTTCATAACCTGCTGGGGGAGATCGATCAGCAGTACAGCCGCTTCCTGCAGGAGAACAATGTCCTGTACCAACACAACCTGCGGCGCATCAAACAGCACCTGCAGAGCAAGTATCTGGAGAAGCCCATGGAGATCGCCCGCATCGTGGCCCGCTGCCTGTGGGAAGAGCAGCGTCTGCTGCAGACGGCCACCACTGCacagcaggtacacacacacacacacacacacacacacacatatgcatacatGCACAACTACAGTCATAAATAGGCACATTTAAACACATACAGGTGAATGATGTATTTACTCGTGGGTGATTTACTCAATGGGGTTCTatggtaaatacattttaatatagaaaatgactttattttttttatttttacctttcatctgattttcatttataaataaaaacacaattaaattacacacagtatacatatttttatactCACCAAACCAGTTTTCAGGTCTTTTCAGTCAAACTCACATTAATAGTATAAAGTGCTTGGAAATGGATTCCACTTTTGTAAGGACACATTCAGATTTCTGTCACATCTCTAGGACGGCCAGGTTGCCCATCCCACTGGCACTGTGGTGACAGAAAAGCAGCAGATACTGGAACATAACCTGCAGGATATTAGGAAGAGAGTACAGGTTGGTACATAAAATCACACTTTCACTGACCAACCTTGCTTCACAATTACAGGTGCATATGCACCCCTTTATCATCTCCCCAAAAGTTGTTGTTTTGAAGAAATCTTTTATAGCATTTATCTTGCAAAGGGGTTTTCAAACTTGTGATGCCACAGACCCTCAGATATGATGATCCCCTTATTCCCCTAAAATAAGGCAgctagataaaatatttattttttattatattgacacttatctttttttttctgtcctctGTTACAGTATTGATAGATATAAACCTGAAGAGACGCAACTAGGGCTGTCAATAGAATAGAAGAATTGTGATTAATCTACTGATTTCTGACCATTTctaatataagaaaaaataaaaataacacctattttttttttctgaaatatcccACAACCCCTCTAGCACCTCATTATGGCCTCAGTTTGAAATCCCTTTTTTAACATAATGCCCTTGAGCACAAAATGAGGGTCTCATATTTTACCCCTTACGGGGTACAACCTCTCACTCATCCAGCCGCCTTACTCTTTCTGTACAGGATATGGAGCAGAAGATGAAGATGTTGGAAAATCTGCAGGATGATTTTGACTTCAACTACAAAACTCTTAAAAGTGCTGGAGGTATGATAAGTACATGttgctgtcattttttttttctgtctcaagaaaaaaaagaagttatcTGTTATAACTTCAATAACAGATTAAATCTCATCAAATTTGTTACGATTCAGAGCTGTCCCAGGACCTGAATGGAAACAGCCAGGCAGCAGCCACCAGGCAGAAGATGTCTCAGCTGGAGCAGATGCTGAGCGCTCTGGATCAGCTGAGGAGGGTGAGATACAGAATCAAGTCACAAAATTGACTTCTAAGGTTTTGAAAATAGCACCCAGTGAGTCGTTCATTACATTCACACTGATCACTCAAGAGTCAAAAGTTCaacattgtttttctgttttgcagcAAATAGTGACTGAGATGGCGGGGCTGCTGTCTGCAATGGACTTTGTGCAGAAGAATCTGACAGATGAAGAACTGGCCGACTGGAAGAGGAGACAGCAGATCGCCTGCATCGGAGGACCACCGAACATCTGCCTGGACCGCTTAGAGACATGGTACACAGTCCGTTCATATCCAAACCGGCTTTTAAATCGCACCTTTTTTTGTGTACTGGTTGAATTTCTTTGAAATGGCTGTTTTTCAGGATCACCTCTCTGGCTGAGTCACAGTTGCAGATAAGACAGCAGATCAAGAAACTGGAGGAGCTTCAGCAGAAGGTCTCCTACAAAGGAGATCCCATTATTCAACACCGCCCAGCTCTGGAGGAGAAGATCGTAGACCTGTTCCGCAGCCTTATGAAGAGGTTTCAAACCACTCACTTGTGTGAAAACGTTATAATGCAGTGAAGCAGCATCTGATCATTAATGTTTGCTTGTGTCATTGCAGTGCGTTTGTTGTGGAGCGGCAGCCTTGTATGCCCATGCACCCTGACCGACCACTTGTCATCAAAACAGGAGTTCAGTTCACCACCAAAGTCAGGTGGGTACACACAGAGTCATAAGGGACAGACGTCTAGACacaaattcatacattttttttccccctcctctCTTTCAGGTTACTTGTGAAATTCCCAGAGTTGAATTACCAgctgaaaataaaagtgtgtattGACAAGTAAGTCCCACTTCCTGCCCGTGACATCAGAATGAAATGACTTTGACATGCCAGTTTTTAATCTTTTCTTCCTATGTTCTGCAGGGAGTCGGGTGACGTGGCAGCCATTCGAGGGTGAGTTTTGAGGTTAAAACGATGAGTTGAGTTGTCATATGGTTGTTTGTTGTTATAAAAATTGGCTTGTTTTtgggaattaaaataaatatttcagctgttttgttatttttatcattaatttatATTGCGCAGTTACAAAAAATGTTGTGAAAAGAAGTCTCCTCCTTGCTAGTTCCTGTAAAAGTTTTTGCATTGTGTTTTTTTCCTTTAGTTCACGAAAGTTCAACATCCTTGGCACCAACACAAAGGTGATGAACATGGAGGAATCCAACAATGGCAGCCTGTCAGCAGAGTTCAAACATCTGGTAAGCTCAGCCATCACGCCAGTCTTTTTTTCCAGAGTGCAGAACCGTGTGTTTTGTGAGGCCCTCAGAAGCAAAATTAAACGCAATTTTTAAAcctgtatttatttgtgtacCAACAATGTCccgtatataataataaataataactgaataaatTTAATCTCCAGCATGTTCTTTAGTGATATATTTTTCTTCGTAAACAAGTACACTAGCATTTTGACTTCAATTAGAGGCAAAGAGTATTGCTGACTGAGACAGTCATCATtagtgtaaaaacaaaacaaggttagaCTTGTTACGGTGTCATTATAATacagagtaatattaattaattgcatgtacttactatatattatagttaggattagggtttatCTTAGTCaactaattgttattataatagtaactaAGTAATGGTAATTGTAACAGTACATGTAATATGTGTTAAAAagataccttaaaataaagtgtcaccccccccccccccaccacacacacacatacaaaaatcaCCCAGTAGAATTATTTCGTTATCTCGTTAAGCTCATCatagtttaaaaatgtaaatcgAAAGCATCTAAGCATAAAAGGtgttaaataatttaacataacatTTCTGTTCCCATAACAATCAACCCCTGCAACATAGAGTGTCTGAAGTAGAagaatgacatttacatttttaatgtaaattacatcatttatttttattaattaataaaaaaacacttctttGAATCTGCCCTACAAGCTTCAAGAAGACTAGATCAGCCGTTGGCTGAATGTTGCTTGAATTAGTCTTGATTTGTCATTCTGTCTTTCAGACTCTTCGAGAGCAGAGATGTGGCAATGGAGGCCGAACCAACAGTGACGTAAGTCTTTCGTATAATAAGCATTATGCCACAGTTATTAATTTGATTGATGGTTTCTAGTGAAGAAGTCGGTGGAAGCATTGACCTTTGCCCTCTGAACTCCAGGCGTCTCTGATAGTGACCGAAGAACTGCACCTGATCACGTTTGAGACCGAGGTCTACCACCAAGGACTAAAGATCGACCTCGAGGTGAAAAACCACATCCATAAACAGCATGCTTAAACCAttggttcatttaaaaatgacactttCATTTTCATCAGTATTTAAGAATAGAATAAAATGCCACACGTGTCTTCTCATGACAGGATTCCTTTCACAAAGCCGCTGTCCTGTTGGGCTGTTTATCAAATCAAAGATGATAATATTAAACTCTTGAGAACATGTTAAGTCCCTCACACTGCTGCTGTTGATTGAGTCAGCTCCTGAAAGCCAATAAGGTCATTGTGATAGGCTGTCGTCATGGCACCAGCAGTGGGAGGATATGAGTATGTAACCAGGCAGCGTGTCCTTGGGTGATCTGCCACTTATTAAACCCCTACACGCACACAGTGCTGCCTACATGCCTATTGTATGCTGATAAGAGAACATGCAAAACCAGTCCTTTCCTGTGGATGGACACAACAGGGTCACATAAAATACCAACACACACAGCAGGTTAATTAAACCCGAGATAATTAAGCCATTCGCCTCTGTTTGCTTGAGAATTATTCAGCCTCAGGTCTCTATTGGCGCTAATCAGATTTCCGTCCGAGCAAGCTGTACAAAAATTAGCAGGATTTGTTATTCTAGatcatatgtaaatgtattttatctcTGTGCAGACACATTCTCTCCCAGTGGTGGTCATCTCTAATATCTGTCAAATGCCAAACGCATGGGCGTCCATCCTGTGGTACAACATGCTGACCAACCATCCAAAGGTTTGAAATGAATCCACAGCGAGCCGTACTTCCTGTGAGCACAAGAGCTTGTGTAAGTAACTGAGAATTCTTCCTCTCGGTCTTCACAGAATGTGAATTTCTTCACCAAACCTCCAGTAGGAACGTGGGATCAGGTGGCTGAGGTGCTCAGCTGGCAGTTTTCATCCACAACCAAGAGAGGCCTCACCATCGAGCAGCTCACCACACTGGCAGAGAAACTTCTGGGTTTGTGTCTTATGATATTCAGTGGAGTTAAAGTATTGAATATCTAGATTTGTTTCCATTTAAACCTACAAATAAACTATAACTAAatgcgctgcttaatattttagtggcaACATATGTTTTCATTTTGGATCAAAGACAGATGGACATGTGTCTGCCGCAGTTGTGATTTAGttcattcaaaagaaaaaaattggcGGGAGTATCTCTAGACAAAGCTCACTTTTCACAGCTGaagcttaaggtttttttttttcagctctaGAACGAATAGAAAAGGAAAAACATCGGGGTTTTTTACATTTGCACAGTTTCTATGTCCTGCCTACAAGCTCTTAAGTCTTTGAAAAACCGAGCATCCTACAGTTATTAGCATTCTAGAAGAATTTGACTCTTTaaagaaacaatattttttttatggttggATACCTGTCTTTTGAATCTGTACATGAATAATAAATGGCAAATGTAATGAATGCATAAACAACAAACTTTATGAGACATTTATTAGACATTCAAGACCCACTCGTTCATATTTATTGAAAGAGGAAGAGAAACCAGTTTGTGACttgtttaaaatatagtttaacaGAATTTCCAATTTTAAATGATATTAGTCAATGTTTTTACTCAGAAAATATACTGAAAGATTTTTTAAAAGGTCTTTCCCAGAAAGAATTTTAGAATGTTTAGTCATTGATTAAATTGAAAGATtctatatctttttttaaatcattactaTTGTTGGTACTTGTATGTCATTATAAGTGGTGATAAGTGATTAGCTTCTTaagaaaatgtaatgttattgTAAATGATACTGTTAATGTTGCCATGGATCTCGGTTTAACTGTGCATTTATGTCTTTGTGTAGGTCCTTGTGTAAACTACTCTGGTTGCCAGATCACATGGGCCAAGTTCTGCAAAGTATGTTGCTATAACAAACATTAGTTCCCTATTCTGTGTTCAAGTTAGAGCAGATCAGACCAGCTGATCCAGTTTCTATCCTAAACACAttgtgcttgtgtttgtgtgttgcagGAAAACATGGCAGGAAAAGGTTTCTCATTCTGGGTGTGGCTAGACAACATTATCGACCTAGTGAAGAAATATATTTTGGCTCTATGGAATGAAGGGTGAGAACTCCTGCAATCTGCTGTCTGCATTCATGCTGTATTCATAGTTCATTACATCAATCACTGCTCCGATGGATATATCAagcttttgtgtgtttgtattaggTATATTATGGGCTTCATCagtaaagaaagagagagggcaATCCTGAGCCCAAAGCCTCCTGGGACATTCCTGCTTCGCTTCAGTGAAAGCAGTAAAGAGGGAGGCATTACCTTCACCTGGGTCGAGAAGGACATCAGTGGTGAATGCATTTCCATGTGCATTATATATTATCTGTGTTGGCTTAAGACTTAAGCCTAAACAGATGTCTCAATAATATTTTATACttgtatttataaattattttatacaatttttctTGTCGTATCAAAATTTAGATGGACAATCATGAAATTTCTCTGGCTTTAATTGACCGTGGTTTGAATATGTGAAGCATTTGTGCTCGTGTATGTATGTGCAGGTAAGACCCAGATCCAGTCGGTGGAACCGTACACGAAGCAGCAGCTCAACAGTATGTCTTTCGCTGAGATCATCATGGGCTACAAGATCATGGATGCCACCAACATCCTCGTCTCGCCGCTGGTCTATCTCTACCCTGATATCCCCAAGGAGGAGGCGTTTGGGAAGTACTGCCGCCCCGAGGCCCAGCCTGACACCGAATTCCCTGATCCTGGATGTGGTGAGTGTGTTAGCGGGAATATAGACCATTCTGGCTTGGAATAACAGCACATCCGTCATTTACTTGGCAAAGTTTGTCTCGTTTCATTCTCATTTATTTTGGAGAAGACACATTTGCACTGAAGGGGTGTGGTTTACCAGAAGCTCTCAGCTTCTGAGGAAATTGTCTAAGAATAAGAttagagagaatgcaaaagcatGACTTTAATCTTTGGTTAGACATGTTACAGTTAAACAATTtggagtcagttttttttttttttttgtgagaaattaatgcttttatccagcaaggatgtTATTTTacttagtttaaaaaaagattttttacgtttcaagtaaatgctgttctttttaattcaaaaatattacatttccaCAAAAACTTTAACAACACAACTGTATTCAACActgataaattaaatttattttttaaattaaactactgttcaaatgtttacgGTCAGCAAGATCAAAAGTTGACGTTGAAGACCGTTTcagtgttccaaaaaaaaaaaaaaaaaagaagcacatttctattcatcaaataagcCTGAAACAATACATCATGGTTTTCActcaaatattaagcagcacaacttttgcTATTAAAtgtaagcaccaaatcagcatacagtattagaaggatttctaaaGCATCATG from Carassius carassius chromosome 1, fCarCar2.1, whole genome shotgun sequence includes:
- the stat3 gene encoding signal transducer and activator of transcription 3 isoform X4, producing the protein MVVEVSMAQWNQLQQLETRYLEQLYHLYSDSFPMELRQFLAPWIESQDWAYAANKESHATLVFHNLLGEIDQQYSRFLQENNVLYQHNLRRIKQHLQSKYLEKPMEIARIVARCLWEEQRLLQTATTAQQDGQVAHPTGTVVTEKQQILEHNLQDIRKRVQDMEQKMKMLENLQDDFDFNYKTLKSAGELSQDLNGNSQAAATRQKMSQLEQMLSALDQLRRQIVTEMAGLLSAMDFVQKNLTDEELADWKRRQQIACIGGPPNICLDRLETWITSLAESQLQIRQQIKKLEELQQKVSYKGDPIIQHRPALEEKIVDLFRSLMKSAFVVERQPCMPMHPDRPLVIKTGVQFTTKVRLLVKFPELNYQLKIKVCIDKESGDVAAIRGSRKFNILGTNTKVMNMEESNNGSLSAEFKHLTLREQRCGNGGRTNSDASLIVTEELHLITFETEVYHQGLKIDLETHSLPVVVISNICQMPNAWASILWYNMLTNHPKNVNFFTKPPVGTWDQVAEVLSWQFSSTTKRGLTIEQLTTLAEKLLGPCVNYSGCQITWAKFCKENMAGKGFSFWVWLDNIIDLVKKYILALWNEGYIMGFISKERERAILSPKPPGTFLLRFSESSKEGGITFTWVEKDISGKTQIQSVEPYTKQQLNSMSFAEIIMGYKIMDATNILVSPLVYLYPDIPKEEAFGKYCRPEAQPDTEFPDPGCVIQPYLKTKFICVTPQEHMQSTPLSSLYNMDQGCSFY
- the stat3 gene encoding signal transducer and activator of transcription 3 isoform X3, which codes for MVVEVSMAQWNQLQQLETRYLEQLYHLYSDSFPMELRQFLAPWIESQDWAYAANKESHATLVFHNLLGEIDQQYSRFLQENNVLYQHNLRRIKQHLQSKYLEKPMEIARIVARCLWEEQRLLQTATTAQQDGQVAHPTGTVVTEKQQILEHNLQDIRKRVQDMEQKMKMLENLQDDFDFNYKTLKSAGELSQDLNGNSQAAATRQKMSQLEQMLSALDQLRRQIVTEMAGLLSAMDFVQKNLTDEELADWKRRQQIACIGGPPNICLDRLETWITSLAESQLQIRQQIKKLEELQQKVSYKGDPIIQHRPALEEKIVDLFRSLMKSAFVVERQPCMPMHPDRPLVIKTGVQFTTKVRLLVKFPELNYQLKIKVCIDKESGDVAAIRGSRKFNILGTNTKVMNMEESNNGSLSAEFKHLTLREQRCGNGGRTNSDASLIVTEELHLITFETEVYHQGLKIDLETHSLPVVVISNICQMPNAWASILWYNMLTNHPKNVNFFTKPPVGTWDQVAEVLSWQFSSTTKRGLTIEQLTTLAEKLLGPCVNYSGCQITWAKFCKENMAGKGFSFWVWLDNIIDLVKKYILALWNEGYIMGFISKERERAILSPKPPGTFLLRFSESSKEGGITFTWVEKDISGKTQIQSVEPYTKQQLNSMSFAEIIMGYKIMDATNILVSPLVYLYPDIPKEEAFGKYCRPEAQPDTEFPDPGCVIQPYLKTKFICVTPTNSGNTSDLFPMSPRTLDSLMHNEAAEANPGPLESLTLDMEMSSDHPSPMREVFAASTVSDMDTCRNA
- the stat3 gene encoding signal transducer and activator of transcription 3 isoform X2; amino-acid sequence: MAQWNQLQQLETRYLEQLYHLYSDSFPMELRQFLAPWIESQDWAYAANKESHATLVFHNLLGEIDQQYSRFLQENNVLYQHNLRRIKQHLQSKYLEKPMEIARIVARCLWEEQRLLQTATTAQQDGQVAHPTGTVVTEKQQILEHNLQDIRKRVQDMEQKMKMLENLQDDFDFNYKTLKSAGELSQDLNGNSQAAATRQKMSQLEQMLSALDQLRRQIVTEMAGLLSAMDFVQKNLTDEELADWKRRQQIACIGGPPNICLDRLETWITSLAESQLQIRQQIKKLEELQQKVSYKGDPIIQHRPALEEKIVDLFRSLMKSAFVVERQPCMPMHPDRPLVIKTGVQFTTKVRLLVKFPELNYQLKIKVCIDKESGDVAAIRGSRKFNILGTNTKVMNMEESNNGSLSAEFKHLTLREQRCGNGGRTNSDASLIVTEELHLITFETEVYHQGLKIDLETHSLPVVVISNICQMPNAWASILWYNMLTNHPKNVNFFTKPPVGTWDQVAEVLSWQFSSTTKRGLTIEQLTTLAEKLLGPCVNYSGCQITWAKFCKENMAGKGFSFWVWLDNIIDLVKKYILALWNEGYIMGFISKERERAILSPKPPGTFLLRFSESSKEGGITFTWVEKDISGKTQIQSVEPYTKQQLNSMSFAEIIMGYKIMDATNILVSPLVYLYPDIPKEEAFGKYCRPEAQPDTEFPDPGCVIQPYLKTKFICVTPCPSVFMDFPDSELLGNGFPGTNSGNTSDLFPMSPRTLDSLMHNEAAEANPGPLESLTLDMEMSSDHPSPMREVFAASTVSDMDTCRNA
- the stat3 gene encoding signal transducer and activator of transcription 3 isoform X1, producing MVVEVSMAQWNQLQQLETRYLEQLYHLYSDSFPMELRQFLAPWIESQDWAYAANKESHATLVFHNLLGEIDQQYSRFLQENNVLYQHNLRRIKQHLQSKYLEKPMEIARIVARCLWEEQRLLQTATTAQQDGQVAHPTGTVVTEKQQILEHNLQDIRKRVQDMEQKMKMLENLQDDFDFNYKTLKSAGELSQDLNGNSQAAATRQKMSQLEQMLSALDQLRRQIVTEMAGLLSAMDFVQKNLTDEELADWKRRQQIACIGGPPNICLDRLETWITSLAESQLQIRQQIKKLEELQQKVSYKGDPIIQHRPALEEKIVDLFRSLMKSAFVVERQPCMPMHPDRPLVIKTGVQFTTKVRLLVKFPELNYQLKIKVCIDKESGDVAAIRGSRKFNILGTNTKVMNMEESNNGSLSAEFKHLTLREQRCGNGGRTNSDASLIVTEELHLITFETEVYHQGLKIDLETHSLPVVVISNICQMPNAWASILWYNMLTNHPKNVNFFTKPPVGTWDQVAEVLSWQFSSTTKRGLTIEQLTTLAEKLLGPCVNYSGCQITWAKFCKENMAGKGFSFWVWLDNIIDLVKKYILALWNEGYIMGFISKERERAILSPKPPGTFLLRFSESSKEGGITFTWVEKDISGKTQIQSVEPYTKQQLNSMSFAEIIMGYKIMDATNILVSPLVYLYPDIPKEEAFGKYCRPEAQPDTEFPDPGCVIQPYLKTKFICVTPCPSVFMDFPDSELLGNGFPGTNSGNTSDLFPMSPRTLDSLMHNEAAEANPGPLESLTLDMEMSSDHPSPMREVFAASTVSDMDTCRNA